AATCTATATTCATATAGTGGCCATTATATTTGAGTTTCCGAGCAGAATAAAACACATAACGATGCCGTCGAGCGTTATTATTTGGAATAACGTTGTTAAAAGGCAACGTTTGTTTGAAAAAGAAGGTCTTTTGGTAGGGGTTTGACATGATGAGAATATGCTCTTTTCTTGTAAGTGGATTTTCGAGAGCCTCATTGCCAGTGTCCACGGTTTTAGACAGGTAAAAATTGAAACAGAATCAAACATCCCTCCTTCAGGAAACCCTTAGCCGGTGTAAACGGGTATTTGTCATTGTTGCCTTGTTCGGCCTTGGCATAAATTTACTTATGCTGACAGCGCCATTGTTTATGATGCAGGTCTTCGATCGGGTCATAACAAGTCGAAATACGGATACACTTTTCATGCTTGTGCTGGTCGCGATCATCGCGCTTGTCACAATGTCGGCGCTGGAATCTGTTCGGACATTCGTGCTGGTTCGGCTAAGCAACTGGCTTGATGTGCGGATTGGTAGCCTTGCTTTAAAGTCGAGTATTCTTTCGCCGCTTAAAAAGGGGGAAACGCCAAGCGTTCAGGGATTGCGCGATCTCAGTACCTTTCGCGGATTTCTGACAGGCGCCGGCATTTTTCCGATTTTGGATGCGCCTTTTGCGCCGGTTTTCCTGGGTATCATGTTTTTGCTTCACCCTATGCTGGGGGGCATCGCATTGGCGGGCGCGGGCATTCTGTTTTTGCTCGCACTGTTTAATGAAATTGCGACACGCCGATTATTAAATCAGTCAGGCCAGCAGTCTATTCTGGCGATGGGACAGGCCGAAGCCGCAGCCCGCAATTCTGATGTCATCGAGGCGATGGGGATGATGCCCAATCTCATCGCGCGGTGGGAAAAAGCCAATAGTAAGGCTTTGGATATGCAGGCACGCGCCAGTGATCGCGGTGGTATCATTTCGTCCCTGTCGAAATTCTTCCGGACTACACTTCAAATCGCAGTCTCAAGTGCGGGGGCCTGGCTTGTCATCGCCGGCGATATGTCCCCGGGTGCAATGATCGCGAGTTCAATCATTATGGGGCGCGCCCTCGCCCCAGTGGAGCAGGCTATTGGTGCCTGGAAGGGTTTTTTGGGTGCCCGTTCTGCCTATGCGCGGTTAAAGGCGCGAATTGGGATGGACACGGAGGCTGAGAAAACCATGCCCCTGCCCAGACCCAGCGGCGCCATTGATGTGGAAGCGGTAAGTTATGCCCATGCTGGCAGTGCAGAACCTGTTCTAAGAAATGTCAGCTTTAAAATTAA
This region of Sneathiella aquimaris genomic DNA includes:
- a CDS encoding type I secretion system permease/ATPase, which encodes MKQNQTSLLQETLSRCKRVFVIVALFGLGINLLMLTAPLFMMQVFDRVITSRNTDTLFMLVLVAIIALVTMSALESVRTFVLVRLSNWLDVRIGSLALKSSILSPLKKGETPSVQGLRDLSTFRGFLTGAGIFPILDAPFAPVFLGIMFLLHPMLGGIALAGAGILFLLALFNEIATRRLLNQSGQQSILAMGQAEAAARNSDVIEAMGMMPNLIARWEKANSKALDMQARASDRGGIISSLSKFFRTTLQIAVSSAGAWLVIAGDMSPGAMIASSIIMGRALAPVEQAIGAWKGFLGARSAYARLKARIGMDTEAEKTMPLPRPSGAIDVEAVSYAHAGSAEPVLRNVSFKINPGEVVGLIGPTAAGKSTLARILVGNLMPRSGHARLDNMDVAEWPADDRGQYIGYLPQDIELFAGTIRENIARMSDGDPDEVIAAAEKAGVHEMILRMEKGYDTQIGDGGAALSGGQRQRIALARAIYGNPAFMVLDEPNASLDSVGENALMQAMQTLRDQGMTIIVIAHRPNILKHVDKIVVLRNGIVDDFGWRDEILEKLQGPSHRALTGPAGETDPAPRRLKSDAVSGDPDETGNGQVAELHQFEDKGRAARIAKLQAMKRRADVREKEALAKSTQRPEPAEDGSRPEVSDAPAPQAAIAPISDKVRAEILSLADRSLTETEVQEIYTLYSAGDKQKMLEKLKGVG